GGAGGGGATCCGGGCAGTGGCCGTCACCGCCGGGTACATCTGCGACGAGCCGCGCCGGGAGCTCTACAAATACATCGACGCCGCGAACGTCGATCTGAAGGCCTTCACCGAACGGTTCTACAAGGAAATCTGCTCCGCGAGCCTCTCTCACGTTCTCGACACCCTCGTCTATCTGCGTCATGAAACCGATGTATGGTTCGAGATCACGACTCTGCTGATTCCAGGCGAGAACGACAGTCCTCGCGAAATCGAGGAGATGTCGAAGTGGATTTCCGACAATCTCGGGACGACGGTGCCGCTCCACTTCACCGCGTTCCATCCCGACTACAGAATGAAGGACAAGCCGCCGACACCCCCCGCCACGCTGACACGAGCGCGGGAGATCGCTCTCGCGAATGGGCTCGAGTACGTATACACCGGAAACGTGCACGACCCGGCGGGCGGAAGCACCTACTGCAGGAGCTGCGGAGAGATGCTGATCGGTCGCGACTGGTACGAGCTGTCTGCCTGGAACCTCGATCCGACGGGCAGGTGCCTCTCCTGCGGTACCCCCTGCGACGGTGTGTTCGACGGACCTCCCGGGAAGTGGGGGCGCCGACGGCAACCCGTCATGCTGAGCCGCGGAGCGTGAGAACCGACGAGCCGCGGATCGTCCTCTAGCTCGATGCAACCGATGATCGGGCGGCCTCTTCGCTCAGGCGCGCCTCTGCTCTCCTTCCTCCCTCTCGCGAATTGCGAAATAGAAGGTCGCTCCTTTGTCCGGCGCCGCTTCGGCCCAGATGCGCCCACCGTGCCGCTCCATGATGCGACGGACGGTCGAGAGCCCAACGCCCGTACCGTGGAAAGCCGTTTTGGAGTGGAGCCGCTTGAACGGCGTGAAGAGACCGGAAGCTTTGCTCATGTCGAAGCCCGCCCCGTTGTCGCGGACGAATACGACTTTCTCTCCCTCTTCCTCGATCACGCCCACCTCGATCTCCGCCTGATCGGTGCGGCTCGAGTATTTCCACGCGTTACCGAGGAGATTCTCCATGGCGATCTCCATGAGGGACTCATCGGAATAGAGCGTGATTCCAGGCTCGACGTGCCACTCGACTCTCCGCGACGGCTCTCGGGCTTGCAGGCGGCTGAGGATTTCCTCCGACATCTTACTGATGTCCACCTCCGACTTCTCCAGGGCTCCGATCGACGCGCGGCTCAGCTTGAGGTGATCGGTAATCAGCTCGTTCATCCGGTCGGCGCTTTCGATGACCTCGGCGAGCATTTTCCGGCCATCCTCACCGATTTCGTCCCAGAGGTCCATCTTCAGAAGTCCGAGATAACCGATCATTCCGGCCAGCGGGCCCCTCAGATCGTGGGAGACCATGGAGTTGAATGCCTCGAGCGACTCGTTGGCGGTGAGCAGCTCGGCAGTCCGGAGCTGAACTCGCCGTTCGAGCTCGACGTTGAGCTGGAGAAGACGTTCGTCTTTTTCCACCAGCTGGGAGATGGTCTGGTGCAGCGCAACTGAGAGCTGGCCGATCTCGTCGTGCCGATCGGGAAATACCGGGACGCTCTTCTGGAGTCCCGCTTCGACCAGCCGGGCGCCCCTGCTCAGGTCCCGCAGCGGCCGGGTGACGTAATTCGCGGCGAACCAGCCGACCAGGCCGAACAGCAGCGTCAGGGCGATCCCCCAGCCGAAAACGTTGAATCGATGCTCGGATACGGGCGCGAAGGCGATCTCTTCCGGCTGCCGCACCAATACGAGCCAGTCGAACCCGGGAAAATCGATGAACCCGTCAGCGGACGCAAAAGCCGTGAGGAAGCGGCCATCCTCCCAATCGATCAGGGCGTGTCCACCTCCCTCTTCGCGGACGCGCGACCGAATCGTTTCCGGAACTTCAAGGTCGATCATCGAATCGTCCCCGATCACCACCGAGGCGTTCCGGTCGATGATCATGATCTCTACCGAACCGCGATCGTGTCGAGCGCTGACGATCCGTTCCGCGACATCCTCGGCCCAGTCGAGCCGGATGAGAGCGGCGAGGACGCGCCCGCCTTCCACCGGAAGCGAAATGTCGACGTATCTGGCCGGGCGACCGCCACTCGTCCGTTCGGGCAGGAATCCCTTCAGCAGAACCGGCTCGTGAAGGTCGCCGAAATACACCTCCTCGCGCCCCTCCCTGAACCAGGGCCGGTTGCTCGCGTCACGGCCCTCGCTCAACCCCTCGGTTCCGGCGAGCACCTCGCCGTCCGGGTTCACCAGTCCGATCCAGGCGTACATCGGAAAGCTGCTCTTGACTCGCTCGAGCACGTCTCGAACCGCGACCGCAGGAGTCTCTTCATCGACGAGCTCCGGGACCGTGGCGATGATTTTCAAATCACTATACCTGGCGTGAAGATCCTGGTCGAGGCTGTCGGCAATCTCACCGGAAAGCCGGTTCAGCGACTCACCGATGTAGCTCCGGAAGCTGTCGCGAAGCACTTCTCCGGACAACCAGGCTCCGGTCAGAGCCATGATGAAGCCGAGCAGAGTGAAGACCAGCCAGACCTGAGCCCGCAAGCCTCGCCTGGGATTCTGCAGATCGGCAGCGATCTGCTCGATCGGTTCCGCGATCTGCCTGCTCGCTCGCTTCGCCGTCAACTTCATCCGTCAATCATAAGACGGTCCGGCCGCTTTTCCGTTCGCACCGATCGTCCGGGATGCCTACCATCGGTGCCACGCGGGGTGGCCTTCGCGCACGCGGACGAAGGTTCCGCGGCAGGTTGCTGTCGTGGTTCCGTCGACCTCGATCGACGCATCGACCACGATTCGATCCTCCTCCGACTCCGCAATGCTCGATCGGATCGTCAGCTCCTTCATCGGCGTCGGTCGCCGCAACCGCACGTGGAAATCCCCGGTCACGGTCACCGGAGGCTTCGATTCGCCGTCCCTCTGCATGATGTGCCAGGCAGCAGTCCAGTTGCTGTGGCAATCGAGCAGTGCTCCGATGATTCCTCCGTTGATCACGCCGGGAAAGGCCTGGTGATGGTCCTCCGGGGTCCATTGCGCGACGAGCCCTTCCCCCGCGGGAAAGCTTCGGATGCGGAGCCCCTTCGGGTTCGACGGGCCGCAGCCGAAGCAGATGACACCGGGCCCGTACTCTTCCTGAATACTCTTTTCCATGGCCCGATCTTACCCGGATTAATTCATGAGACGTCTACTGCGGAGGCGGAAAGCAGCGTGGCTACAGCGTTGCGCTCGATTCGGCTCCTCGACATACTGCAAGTATGCCTGCGTCGCCGAACTCGTCGCGCGCCTCGTATCCACACCACTTTCCACCTCCTCGCGACGACATCTCATGAATAAACCGGGTTAACCGGTCGAAGCTCCTCGAGCCGGACTCCCGGCTGCGTGTCAGTCAGCCCGGAGAACCCAGACTTCACCGGGCGCGAATGCCGAAAGGCGCTCGACGGCGTCGCGGGCGGATTTCTCATCTTCGAATCGCACGCGCACCCGGTAGAGAGTCGAATCGTCCCGGGGCACCCTGGCCACATATGCCGATGAGAAACCCGCTTCGATAAGTCTCGCGGCGAGAGCCTCGGCGGGAGCCGATTCGGTGGTCGAGAGAATCTGGGCGTCATGAGGGCTTGCCGAGAGCTCTCTGTCCGGTGAAGCGCCGGCGGGTGATGACGTCGGCAGAGTCCGGACGGTCGGGCGGGGAGATTCGTCCTCCACGATCGAGGACGGCTCGTCGACTCTGGTCGCTGGTTCCGCGGACGATGGCGCCGAGTGGTCTTCCTTGGCGCCAGGCTCGATGGGCGAACGGTCGAGCTCTTCGATCGAACTGAGCGGTTGAGCCGTTCGACCGGCCGCGCGTTCTTCGCCCCGGGCGGTTCCGACAATCGCTCCGAATACGAACGAGGCGACGATCGACCCGAGCAGCAGCAGCACCGCCATGAACGCCTGTCCTGCAGTCAGCGAGATCTCGTAATGCGACGAATCAGCATGAATCGGTTCTTCCGCCATCCCAGTCATCTCCCTCCACCCCCGTCTGCCGGAGCCGCTTGCCAGTTCTTGTGATACACCCTTCCGTCCTCGAAGTAAACCGCCGCCGCGCTCCCGTCACTCCTTGGATAGATCCAGACCTGGTAAATTTTTCCGCTTCTCACCACCTGGCGCATCCAGTCGACCCTCGGGTAACCGAGCCGTTCGACGACCTCGGACTCCCTCATGCCCGCCGTAACGGAGTTGAACGCCGAAGGTTGCGCAAAGGCCCTTTCCCATGCCCGCTCGATTCTGTCGATCAACGCGGGATTGCCGGGATCGAGCTCGAGACCGCTCAAGTAGACCTCGATGGCACGATCGTACCGCGCGAGGAGGTTCGCGTAGCCATCGCCGAGAAGAAGCTTTTCTCTCACCCAGATCGCCGCGGCACGGGGGTCTCCAGTGGTCCGGTAATAATTCTCGAGCGCGCTCATGAACGGGATCCACACCGGTTCGAGCTGGCGTTGCAGGCTGACTGCCGAGGCGATGCGATCGCGTCTGGATCCGCTGTCGGTCTGGAATGCGTTCCGCGTCGCTTCGATACGCGAGTACGTCTGGGTCAGCTCCAACCACTCGGCGTCTTCCGGAGTCCGAACGGCTGATGAACAGGCCGGCAGGACGATCAGGCAGAAGAGAGTGAGGGCATACCGTTTCATGTTTTCAGCAGCGGCGCCACCACGCGATCGATCTCGCCCTGGAGCCTGGAGCCGAACTCCTGTCTGGTTTCGACGATCCATCCGTAGAGAAGCTGGTTCAGGACGTCATTTGCGGTTTCCCGACGGTTCTCGAGGCCCGACGCGACGAGGTTGTTGTACAGCTGATCGAAGTCGACCCTCGCCTCGTTGGTCATCGAGATCCCGCTGACGAACGGCATCCGGTCCGGTGCGAGGTGGCGCACCACACGGTCGACGAAATCCCACGTGTAATCGCCGATCTCGCGAAATACGATCTGAAAGAGCACCTGATAGATCGAGTTGTATTTTTCGACGAGGGCTTCAAGCTCGAACTCTTCTTCGTTGAGCCGCCGTTTCTCGCTGAGAGCTCCGGCTGCACTCTCGGTGATCAGACCTCCAGTGAAGAGCGCCCAGACCGTGCGGCAGGTCTCGAAATTCGACATGTAACTGCGCTGGCAGAGCTCATCGACGGTCAGCGGCTCGACGAGCATGGAGTAGATGTGGCTCTCCTTTTCAGTTACGTCGAGGGTGAACAGCTTCATGTCCGCGCGATCCGCCTGGGTCAGCCGGCCTCTGATTCTCTGGACGCCTCGATCGATCAGACTCCACATCTCAATGCCTTCGACGGCGTCGAGAACGAGACGCAGCGTATCGGCGCGATTGCGGATGATCTCGGGCGGCATCTCGGTGACGAAGTCGATCGAGTAGCGTCCGTTGCGAAAGGCGACTGCATCCTTGACGATCATCGTGGTCCGGCGCTGTTGTGCGAACATCAGCTCATCCCTGTTCATGAACTCGAGCTCGGTCAGCACGACCGACATCGACTTGCTCGGCGACATCTCTTCGGATGCTTTGCGAAACTGCTGAAGCGAAAGTTCTCCTCCTCGCAGAAGAACGGCTGCAAGGCTCAGATCGGGGTCGGAGCTGGCCGCGTAGACGATGTCGCCATCCTCGAAAAAGATCGTGTCATGGCGTTCGCCGCTCTCGAGCGACATCATCGCTGTCTCCGAGCTCGTGAGGAGGGATCGCATCAGGTCCGGGACGGTCGTTTCGTCCAGAGCTCCCTGAATCCCGAGGCCTTCGCTCATTACTCCATGGCTGCGACGCCGATTCCGTTCTTCGAAGCCGCCTTGACACGATACATCGCGTCATCGGCGCGGCGGAGCAGTTCCTCCTTTGTTCTCCCGTGCTGTGGAAACGACGCGATACCGAAACTTGCGGTCATCGAGACTTCGATCCCGTCACCCACTTTCAGCGGCTCTGCTGCGATCGCATTCCTCACACGCTCGGCCACGGCCTGCGCGGCGTCCTCGTCGGTCTGCGGCAGAATGATGCAGAACTCGTCCCCTCCGAATCGAACGACGCGGTCGATTCCCCGGACCGCCGAGAGAATCCGCTTCGCCACCTCCTGCAGGGTTCTCGAACCACTCATGTGACCGTGCCGGTCGTTGACTCCCTTGAGGTTGTCGAGATCGAGAAAGATGATGCTGAAGATCGTGCCGTACCGGGTACCTCGCTGAAGCTCCTGCGAAAGATACGTCTCGAGAAATCGCCTGTTGAACGCCCGCGTCAGATCGTCCTTCAGAGCGAGCTCGTTGCTTCGAGTCATGTGATAGGCACTCGACAGAATCAGAGTAACGATCCCGATCCATCGAGCCACCCGGTCTGCTCTGGCCGGAGAAACGTCAGCTCCCCCCGTCCATACCGCGAAGACACCGATCGGATCCTCGTCGCTCCGAAGCGGAACGACCAGCACCGTACGATCCTCCGAGAGCGACCAGTCCGCTTTCCCCTCGAGCGCTGCTTCGAGCGCCTCTACCGGAACGCCGGGAAGAAGCGATCCGTCGCTCTCATCACCGCCGTCATTCGACCAGACCGGGACGTACCGCTCCTCACTGGCGTCATAGATGAGCAGTCGGCCCCGGTCGAGTCCCAGAATCTCGAGCGAGATCGTTCCCACCTCGCGGAAGATGTCCTCGAGATCGGCGATCGACATCAGCCGTTCGACATCGTTCAACATCTCGGCCCTCAGGCTGAGCTCGCGGTTCCGGGTGTTCGCCTCTCCGAGGCACCAGAGAGTTTCCACCCAGGACGAGGGTGAGGCCCTGAACGAGCTGTCGGTGACCACGAGCTTGCCGGCGCTCGAGCTTCCTTCGCCCAATACGAGCAGAGCTCGAAGACTCGACACGAACGAGGGCGTTCGACCCGGCCCGATCATCCCGATCAGTTCATTGCCGGTAGCATCGTCCTCTCCGACGAAGGAAAACCCCTCACAGACCCCGGCGATCTCATCGATCGTGTCAACGAGCTCCTCCGCGAAGACTACCTTTCTCGGCACACTCATCCCTGCACTCATTCTAACCCGATCATCCCGTCCGGATGTTGAAGGAACCCCGGGCCGATCGGGCGGGGTAAGATCGCGAAGTGAGAGTTCTCGCGATCACCGACGCTGCTCGCTGGCCTTTCGATGCGCGGCTCGCTCGCCTCGACGGTCTCCAGGGATCTCCCGACTGGTCGGTGTCCGAGCATAGCGAAATGACGGCGCCGATTTCCCCCGGCTTTGATGTGATCATCGGCTACGGTTCGCGCGCGGTGGCAGGAAACGTCCCGAGGATGACGACGCGACCGCCGGAACCGGGCCCTTCGGGATGGTGGAGTCGGCTCCGAGGCCGCGGGGCACCCGAGGCGCTTCTCCTGACTGAGGGGCTCCCGCGGGCAAGATCCGGGCAAACCTTCGTTCTCCCGGAGGCGGTCGAGCCCGCGTTCTTCGAGTCATCGCGGCCGCCGGCTGGTGATTCGCTTCGGGTGGGCTGGAAAACCCGTCCGGCGCTCAATGAGCTGGTCTCGGGCCTCGCGAATCGGATTCAGCGCTTTCGGGACGATGTCGAGCTGGTCGCGCTGACCTCCCCGACTCCGGAAGAATTCGCCACCCTTGGCGTGTGGATCGATCCCGCAGTCGAGCCCGACGACTTCGATGGTCGCACTGCCGACGCGCTGGTTTTCGGACTCCCGGTCGTCGCGTCACGGACACCGATCAACGCCGTGCGGCTCGAGAATGGACGGAGCGGAACGCTCGTCCCTGCGGGAGATCCGAACGAGATGGTCCATGCGATCCTGAACGCCCTTTTCAAGCCCGAGCTCGTCCGATCGCGGCTCGAAGCAGCGATCCTCTCGAGGGACCGTTTCAGGCCCGAACATCGATTCCAGTTTCTTTCGTATGCTCTGGAAGCCGTGATCTCATGAACATCCTCACATCCCTTCCGTTCCGAGCCGCGACCATCGTTACCGCTGCTGAGGCAGCGAGCCGGAAGCTCGAGGTCGACGGCTGGCTCGTCGGGGGTACCGTCCGGGATCTGTTTCTCGAGCGAGCTCACGGGGTCGTCATCGATGCTCCGCTCGACCTCGATCTCGCTTTCACGGGACGCGTCGACGAGATCGCGAAACTGCTCGCCGACGAGCTTCACGGGGCGATCACACACCATCCGAACTTTCTGACGGCCACGGTGCACCTCGAAGACACGGCGGTCGATCTCACCACCACTCGTAGCGAGACCTATCCCCGGCCAGGAGCTCTTCCCGCCGTGTCGAAGTCAGGAATCGAGGCGGATCTCGCGCGGCGGGACTTCACGATCAACGCAATTGCCGCCAATCTCCGAACCGGTACGGTGATCGATCCCAGCGAAGGGCGTGAGGACGTCCGGGCGCGGGTGGTCCGAATCCTTCATCCGGCGAGTTTCCGTGACGATCCGACCCGGATCGACAGAGCGGCGCGTTTTGCGGCGCGGCTGGGCTTCGAGATCGAGCCGGAGACGCTCGAGCTCGCAAAAAAGGTCACACGACGCGGCGGTCGGGCAGATGTGAGCAGCCATCGGCTCTGGGCCGAGTTTCAACTGATCCTCCAGGAGAATGCGGCGGACCGTGCTCTCGAACTGATGGCGTCGATCGGTGCGTTGAGCGAACCGTGGGGAATCGCGGGCGAGCTGCCTCAGCCCATCGCCGGCGCGATCGCCCGCTCGATGGACCTGGAGATCCGCCGCGAATCCCGCGAGGCGGTCGTGGCCGGTCTCCTTGCAGGCGCCGGCGATTACCACGGCCTGGGAGGGCTTCCGTTGCCAGCGGCCAGGCGGGACCTCCTCTCGCGGATCGCCCGGGAGGCTCCCTCCGTCCGCGACTCCCTCCGCCACGCGAGCAGAGAGCAGAGTCTCAGGCTCGCGATCGAGCTTCCGGAAGAGCTTTTCAC
This Acidobacteriota bacterium DNA region includes the following protein-coding sequences:
- the amrS gene encoding AmmeMemoRadiSam system radical SAM enzyme, producing MHRTAQPLDPAQPSVVRTKYWHVLEDERIQCDVCPRACKLREGQRGMCFVRMREEDQVVLTSYGRSSGFCIDPIEKKPLNHFLPGTSILSFGTAGCNLACSFCQNWDMSKSREMDRLMDSATPEDLAKAAKRLGCSSIAFTYNDPVIFMEYAIDTALACREEGIRAVAVTAGYICDEPRRELYKYIDAANVDLKAFTERFYKEICSASLSHVLDTLVYLRHETDVWFEITTLLIPGENDSPREIEEMSKWISDNLGTTVPLHFTAFHPDYRMKDKPPTPPATLTRAREIALANGLEYVYTGNVHDPAGGSTYCRSCGEMLIGRDWYELSAWNLDPTGRCLSCGTPCDGVFDGPPGKWGRRRQPVMLSRGA
- a CDS encoding PaaI family thioesterase gives rise to the protein MEKSIQEEYGPGVICFGCGPSNPKGLRIRSFPAGEGLVAQWTPEDHHQAFPGVINGGIIGALLDCHSNWTAAWHIMQRDGESKPPVTVTGDFHVRLRRPTPMKELTIRSSIAESEEDRIVVDASIEVDGTTTATCRGTFVRVREGHPAWHRW
- a CDS encoding glycosyltransferase; this translates as MRVLAITDAARWPFDARLARLDGLQGSPDWSVSEHSEMTAPISPGFDVIIGYGSRAVAGNVPRMTTRPPEPGPSGWWSRLRGRGAPEALLLTEGLPRARSGQTFVLPEAVEPAFFESSRPPAGDSLRVGWKTRPALNELVSGLANRIQRFRDDVELVALTSPTPEEFATLGVWIDPAVEPDDFDGRTADALVFGLPVVASRTPINAVRLENGRSGTLVPAGDPNEMVHAILNALFKPELVRSRLEAAILSRDRFRPEHRFQFLSYALEAVIS
- a CDS encoding sensor domain-containing diguanylate cyclase, with translation MSVPRKVVFAEELVDTIDEIAGVCEGFSFVGEDDATGNELIGMIGPGRTPSFVSSLRALLVLGEGSSSAGKLVVTDSSFRASPSSWVETLWCLGEANTRNRELSLRAEMLNDVERLMSIADLEDIFREVGTISLEILGLDRGRLLIYDASEERYVPVWSNDGGDESDGSLLPGVPVEALEAALEGKADWSLSEDRTVLVVPLRSDEDPIGVFAVWTGGADVSPARADRVARWIGIVTLILSSAYHMTRSNELALKDDLTRAFNRRFLETYLSQELQRGTRYGTIFSIIFLDLDNLKGVNDRHGHMSGSRTLQEVAKRILSAVRGIDRVVRFGGDEFCIILPQTDEDAAQAVAERVRNAIAAEPLKVGDGIEVSMTASFGIASFPQHGRTKEELLRRADDAMYRVKAASKNGIGVAAME
- a CDS encoding DUF4388 domain-containing protein, which encodes MSEGLGIQGALDETTVPDLMRSLLTSSETAMMSLESGERHDTIFFEDGDIVYAASSDPDLSLAAVLLRGGELSLQQFRKASEEMSPSKSMSVVLTELEFMNRDELMFAQQRRTTMIVKDAVAFRNGRYSIDFVTEMPPEIIRNRADTLRLVLDAVEGIEMWSLIDRGVQRIRGRLTQADRADMKLFTLDVTEKESHIYSMLVEPLTVDELCQRSYMSNFETCRTVWALFTGGLITESAAGALSEKRRLNEEEFELEALVEKYNSIYQVLFQIVFREIGDYTWDFVDRVVRHLAPDRMPFVSGISMTNEARVDFDQLYNNLVASGLENRRETANDVLNQLLYGWIVETRQEFGSRLQGEIDRVVAPLLKT
- a CDS encoding HAMP domain-containing protein, encoding MKLTAKRASRQIAEPIEQIAADLQNPRRGLRAQVWLVFTLLGFIMALTGAWLSGEVLRDSFRSYIGESLNRLSGEIADSLDQDLHARYSDLKIIATVPELVDEETPAVAVRDVLERVKSSFPMYAWIGLVNPDGEVLAGTEGLSEGRDASNRPWFREGREEVYFGDLHEPVLLKGFLPERTSGGRPARYVDISLPVEGGRVLAALIRLDWAEDVAERIVSARHDRGSVEIMIIDRNASVVIGDDSMIDLEVPETIRSRVREEGGGHALIDWEDGRFLTAFASADGFIDFPGFDWLVLVRQPEEIAFAPVSEHRFNVFGWGIALTLLFGLVGWFAANYVTRPLRDLSRGARLVEAGLQKSVPVFPDRHDEIGQLSVALHQTISQLVEKDERLLQLNVELERRVQLRTAELLTANESLEAFNSMVSHDLRGPLAGMIGYLGLLKMDLWDEIGEDGRKMLAEVIESADRMNELITDHLKLSRASIGALEKSEVDISKMSEEILSRLQAREPSRRVEWHVEPGITLYSDESLMEIAMENLLGNAWKYSSRTDQAEIEVGVIEEEGEKVVFVRDNGAGFDMSKASGLFTPFKRLHSKTAFHGTGVGLSTVRRIMERHGGRIWAEAAPDKGATFYFAIREREEGEQRRA
- a CDS encoding SPOR domain-containing protein; the encoded protein is MAEEPIHADSSHYEISLTAGQAFMAVLLLLGSIVASFVFGAIVGTARGEERAAGRTAQPLSSIEELDRSPIEPGAKEDHSAPSSAEPATRVDEPSSIVEDESPRPTVRTLPTSSPAGASPDRELSASPHDAQILSTTESAPAEALAARLIEAGFSSAYVARVPRDDSTLYRVRVRFEDEKSARDAVERLSAFAPGEVWVLRAD